Genomic window (Syngnathus scovelli strain Florida chromosome 14, RoL_Ssco_1.2, whole genome shotgun sequence):
AGCAGTGCTCAGGAAAGTGGAACTAAGTCTGAGCGTCTTAACTGCTCTCTTGTCACAGGGGACGCTTAATACGAGCCGGATGGGAATCGAGCCAATAACACGCATGATAAATGCTCATTTTTCCACGGCGAGGAATCTTGCCACTGAAACAATTTGTCAATCTCACGCTAGTCACTAGCCATTAtttcaactctttttttttttcaggaaactGACTTTCAAGTATATTAGATGTTAATAGACTCCGTAAATgtcaaaaatgcaaaatgtgatACTTGCAGGTTGGGTGACCAGTTCTACAAGGACGCCATTGAGCAGTGCCGCAGCTACAACGCCCGCCTGTGCGCCGAACGCAGCGTGCGCCTGCCGTTCCTAGACTCGCAAACCGGCGTGGCCCAGAACAACTGCTACATATGGATGGAGCGCCATCATCGAAGCCCAGGTAGACACACACACGATTGACATTACGATTTGAAGTCATCTTTATTCATGATTTAAATGGACACAAGTAGTGAAACGGTTTCGTGTCCGATGTCTGAgcaggcgtggcggccgggcaaaTGTACACGTATCCGGCCCGCTGCTGGCGGAAGAAGAGACGGCTGCACGCCGACACCGACCCCAGCCTGAACATCTTCGGCCTCAAGCTGGGTAAGTTTGTCGCTTTCTCTTCGGCGATCGATCTTCAACGATGATGTGGCGTCGGCGTGCTAAAGTGTCCACGTTTACCCGCCTGTTGAACTTGTTTTGTGGCGAGAACACCTAATTAGATTTGCCGCTCCTTGAAAgcgtatttcatttttaatgttatgcagTAAAGTCAGGCCTTCTCTTGAGATGTTACATTGACCCTTGTCCCTGCTCCTTCACATTCTCccgcgagttttttttttttttaacacctatAACTGCTTTTATCTCCTCACGCGCTTGGCAAGCAGCTGAATTGACAATATTATTGTCAGCGCCAGAATGTTTTAGCGCGATTTACAATGACAGTCTGCATACATTGAGGTCAGCTACGACCGCGCAGTTGTTGTTGATTTTTGCTCATGGCTATTTATTGATAATCTCATTGATCCTTGGCCAACGGTCGGAAATGTTCATGTACACTTTTCAACAGGGATTCAGAACAGGAAACATGCGtattttctttgtatttttGACTCACTCCCGATCCATAAAAGGTTGGTCTTAATAATATGTATAGATTTATGAACTATTTCTCTGGAGCCAGCGCCAAAAAATGAGCTTGTTCACTCCTGGAGTTCAGCTGAGGTTTGTCCAGTCCATGTTTTGTAAGTCAAAAACAAAGTGGTGAGATAGCATCTGAACTAGGCCTTTGTTGCCCAAACACATCTCATTGTTGCCTTTTGTTTTCCgctgagaccccccccccccccccccttctcctccGCCTTCTCCCGACAACCGTGTGCTGTGTCAGGGAGAGCCCAGCAGAGGCGACACGCACGCATCGATTCAACTCATCATCTAGGATGCCGAGCACGTTTGTGCATCTGGCCAGAGGTGGATCAGCGGCAAAGAAGCCGCCAAACTTGCGCTCATGGCCGGCGAGCTTCAATGTCGTGCTGATGCCGTGGTAGTCGCTCGGGCTGCATGCACAATCAGCTCCGTGCTGCAGGCTGCTGCCGGCGCTATTTTTAGCCCACCGGCTCCCGTGGGTGATTGGCGAGGGAGGGGAGGTGGGCCCCTGTCTCGTCGCGGAGAGTTGAAAGTCAGACACAATGGTGAGGGGCTGCGGAGGACTTGTGTGTCTGTTTCTCACCTATGCAGCATCCTCAAAGCATCTCCATCAGCGTGGTGAAGATACTTCTTAAATCGGATGTCGGTCTCTAAGCTTTTTGTTCATTCTCCACCTGCCTTCCTCCTACACAGTTTGTTTTGTTGGAGGCGAGCGCTGCGTGATGCACTCAGGTTCAAGTGATGTCTCCCCGGAGGTCCTCCGAGCCAGCGCAATATCCAAATAGTGCAGCGCTATTGACAACGCCTTTCCTGCATAAAGATGGACATGAAAAAAGTGGCTGTCACACATTTGTGTTGCAAGAGAAAAGCTCTGCAATAAATAGCAAACAGATGCTCAAGTAAATTACTACTTGCTTTTTTTAAGTAGAGCGTGAGAAGATAAACAAACACGGGCTGATTGAAAGCTCACTTGCACGGTTCAGCGATGCTGGCCTTCTGtggcgtgaaaaaaaaacacacacgcacattttaAGCTTTGTGTAAAAAAACGGACTTTGAATCGTTCTTCACgtgttgctctttttttttttttttttttggtggcagACAACGGCCTCATGTCCAAGGATGCGTTGCCCACCCAGAGCACAACGCTAGAAGCTCTGCTGAGAGGCGAAGGTCTAGATAAGAGGAACTCCAGGAACGACGAGGAGAGTTTGCTGGAGATCCAGGTGCCTTCCTTCACAGTAATCTGGCGCACTCTTGCGTCAACGTCTTCACACAGCATTctgtcacaataaaaaaaacaaaaactaaaagcaAGGGGTGTTGCAAACTGCCAAGGAAGAATCAGGATTTCTACACAAATATGCAAAAGTATTCAAACTGCATCCTCATTTTCCTCCTCAGAGAGTTCTGGAGGCAGACGCAGCAGAAGATGCTTTCGACGACGACGACTACGAGGTGGACACTCCAAAGAGGAGACACCGAGGCAAAGGAAGGGTAAGTAAGTGGATCATAAGTAGTTAACACTTAAAATGAGTACCCTTCACGACCATGCGGGCTACCGCTCGTATGTTTGAGGTTAAACGAGTGGTTTGTCTTCAGGGTCGAGGTTCGGGCCGCAGGAAGGCTGACATGGATGATGACAAGCCATATGTCTGTGACAGTAAGTGGACATTTTGACATCATGCTAGTAGATGAGGTGGAAAAAAGTTTGTTGTAGTACCAAGCTTCACCTGTGTGAGGCAGCATCCAGTGTGCTGGAAATTCATCACTGCATTACTGTTCTCCTTGTCATTTTTATTgtgctgtttttcttttccagACAGATACAAACAGAGGAATAATTCCAAATCATCAACTTCAGGTAACTCGAGTTACTTCATTATCGCTGCTGTGTTGATTGAAGAGGTttcaggatgtgtgtgtgtgtgtgtgtgtgtgttacagtcTATGCGAAGCGCTACAGGAGCCGGCCGGGACTAAGTTACCACTATACAAATTCCCACATTGCAGAGGAGGGCAGACCCGGTGAGAGGAGCGCTGTGCCTTCCAGGTCTGCTTCTGCACAGCCCACTGACAGACACAAACGTAAGAACTCTGCTCTCACTAACTTGCGTtgccttttgtgtgtttgttcagTGAGTCTGTTGTCCCAAAAAGGTTTGATATGCTCATCTTTATTCTACAGTCGTACTTCTTGCTGCTATTTCCATGTCCTCTGGCGTTGTATTGTTGACATTCTGCTAATGACTCGCCAGCTCTTAGCTCAAGATGTTTgcagatactttttttttggttacaTCATCAGTGACAAACTATACAGTTTAAATCGTAAATATAGAAAGTAATTGCTTTTTCACAGTACTGAAGATTAAGGTTAATGTAATTAACAAAACTTATTGACATAACTGAGCCACCCCCAAAAAATTTAaggtttaggattttttttcattttaaatgtatttattttggtattTCTATACAGCCATGCAGAACCAAATTGAAGTTTATGTTCCATCTTGTGGGGAAAATACTTGCTAATGTTAATAATATAGTTCATATTTATTGTTAAAAATTctttaaatattatatatatttatttgaaatacTTGTCT
Coding sequences:
- the LOC125980422 gene encoding zinc finger protein DPF3 isoform X2, whose product is MERHHRSPGVAAGQMYTYPARCWRKKRRLHADTDPSLNIFGLKLDNGLMSKDALPTQSTTLEALLRGEGLDKRNSRNDEESLLEIQRVLEADAAEDAFDDDDYEVDTPKRRHRGKGRGRGSGRRKADMDDDKPYVCDNRYKQRNNSKSSTSVYAKRYRSRPGLSYHYTNSHIAEEGRPGERSAVPSRSASAQPTDRHKRPKVQIGTRIPNRYCEKCQNVNKKLMKSGSPCTTCQCTTDGGEEKEDGGNVGGSEELFATTSESDASTFHGFEDDELEEPAANSNGLSGRHR
- the LOC125980422 gene encoding zinc finger protein DPF3 isoform X1; translation: MAAVIQNPLKALGDQFYKDAIEQCRSYNARLCAERSVRLPFLDSQTGVAQNNCYIWMERHHRSPGVAAGQMYTYPARCWRKKRRLHADTDPSLNIFGLKLDNGLMSKDALPTQSTTLEALLRGEGLDKRNSRNDEESLLEIQRVLEADAAEDAFDDDDYEVDTPKRRHRGKGRGRGSGRRKADMDDDKPYVCDNRYKQRNNSKSSTSVYAKRYRSRPGLSYHYTNSHIAEEGRPGERSAVPSRSASAQPTDRHKRPKVQIGTRIPNRYCEKCQNVNKKLMKSGSPCTTCQCTTDGGEEKEDGGNVGGSEELFATTSESDASTFHGFEDDELEEPAANSNGLSGRHR